From Astatotilapia calliptera chromosome 19, fAstCal1.2, whole genome shotgun sequence, a single genomic window includes:
- the letm1 gene encoding mitochondrial proton/calcium exchanger protein isoform X6 produces the protein MALILFTRSRAPLMKTSRSLKNEFRKGKGKLQEGSYFSCTAFTLSSQKPDGLRLGSLAQVSSFGPSLPVSDEFVGPCQSSDAQRLYCAFASGASSSMYPAVGVGPQWTIVRPRDISGVRWIHTTRRRWDDSKVEKSLRSLKDKKKLEEGGPVYSPTLDAEPVRRTLRQWVVDEIKHYYHGFRLLWIDTTIAGRMFWKVLNGHPLSRRERRQFLRTCADVFRLLPFLVFIIVPFMEFLLPVALKLFPNMLPSTFETQTKKEERLKKELRVKLEMAKFLQDTIEEIALRNKAAKGDVTEEFSTFFQKIRDSGERPSNEQIIKFSKLFEDELTLDNLTRPQLVALCRLLELQSIGTNNFLRFQLIMKLRAIRADDKLIAEEGVESLNVNEVQAACRVRGMRSLGVTEERLREQLGQWLELHLNQQIPTSLLLLSRAMYLPDTLSPADQLKTTLQTLPEMVTKEAQLMAAELELSKVDNKTKLETMLQEEAAIRQDNKDREMERLADAAEKAAREGEPELQAERMKRSEAEPASSKAEKAADSETLKDTAPIIEGLKAEEITKEEIDLLSDACSKLKEQKKLLTLEKEELEELKDDVQEYNEDLEEIKKELSKTGQEKAIEESKASQRLSKRVNRMIGRIDKIILELEKDKVILDGQMDSGSTPPVGLFFAKYSGAKR, from the exons ATGGCGTTAATCCTGTTTACAAGATCTCGGGCACCTTTAATGAAAACGTCTCGATCCCTAAAGAATGAATTCAGGAAAGGCAAAG GGAAATTACAAGAGGGTTCCTATTTCAGCTGCACAGCCTTCACACTTTCCAGTCAAAA ACCTGATGGGCTCCGACTCGGCAGCTTGGCTCAGGTCTCTTCGTTCGGTCCTTCCTTGCCCGTGTCAGATGAATTTGTGGGTCCCTGTCAGAGCTCAGACGCACAGCGGCTCTACTGCGCTTTTGCGTCGGGCGCTTCCTCTTCAATGTACCCTGCGGTCGGAGTGGGGCCCCAATGGACGATAGTACGACCGCGAGATATCTCTGGTGTCAGGTGGATACATACCACGAGGAGGAGATGGGATGACTCCAAGGTGGAGAAGTCGCTGCGTTCGTTAAAGGATAAGAAGAAGCTGGAGGAAGGAGGGCCGGTGTACAGCCCGACACTGGACGCAGAGCCTGTCCGAAGGACGCTCCGACAGTGGGTTGTAGATGAAATCAAGCACTACTACCATGGCTTCAGGCTGCTTTGGATCGATACCACCATTGCTGGGCGGATGTTCTGGAAGGTGCTGAACGGACATCCTCTGTCTCGCCGTGAGAGGAGACAG TTTCTCAGAACATGTGCTGATGTCTTCAGACTTCTTCCTTTCCTGGTGTTTATCATCGTTCCCTTCATGGAGTTCCTGCTTCCTGTAGCTCTGAAACTCTTCCCCAACATGCTGCCGTCCACCTTTGAGACACAGACAAAGAAG GAGGAGAGGTTGAAAAAGGAGCTGAGGGTCAAACTGGAGATGGCCAAGTTCTTGCAGGACACCATTGAGGAGATCGCTCTGAGGAATAAGGCAGCAAAAGGCGACGTGACGGAGGAATTCTCCACCTTCTTCCAAAAG ATCCGGGACTCTGGGGAGCGTCCCAGTAATGAGCAGATCATAAAGTTCTCCAAACTGTTTGAGGACGAGCTGACGCTGGACAACCTGACTCGACCTCAGCTCGTGGCGCTCTGTCGTCTCCTGGAGCTCCAGTCAATTGGGACCAACAACTTCCTCCGCTTCCAGCTCATCATGAAGCTGAGGGCCATCCGCGCAGACGACAAG CTGATAGCAGAGGAGGGGGTGGAAAGCCTGAATGTGAACGAAGTGCAGGCAGCGTGTCGTGTCAGAGGGATGAGATCTCTGGGAGTCACAGAAGAACGACTAAGAGAACAACTCGGCCAG TGGTTGGAGCTGCATCTCAACCAGCAGATCCCCACCTCTCTGCTGCTTTTGTCTCGAGCCATGTACCTCCCAGATACCCTGTCTCCTGCAGACCAGCTGAAAACCACGCTGCAAACACTTCCTGAAATGGTG ACCAAAGAGGCCCAGTTAATGGCGGCGGAGTTGGAGCTCTCCAAAGTGGATAACAAGACCAAACTGGAGACCATGCTTCAGGAGGAGGCAGCCATACGGCAGGACAACAAGGACCGAGAGATGGAGAGGCTGGCTGATGCTGCAGAGAAGGCTGCCAGG GAGGGTGAACCAGAGCTTCAAGCAGAGAGGATGAAGCGCAGTGAGGCCGAGCCAGCTTCATCTAAAGCCGAAAAGGCAGCCGATTCAGAGACACTGAAGGACACCGCACCCATTATAGAGGGACTCAAG GCAGAGGAGATCACCAAGGAAGAGATTGACCTGCTGAGTGATGCCTGCTCAAAGCTGAAGGAGCAGAAGAAACTGCTGACTCTGGAGAAAGAGGAGCTGGAAGAGCTGAAGGATGATGTCCAGGAGTACAAtgag GATCTGGAGGAGATAAAAAAGGAGCTCTCCAAGACTGGTCAGGAGAAGGCCATAGAGGAGTCAAAGGCCAGCCAGCGGCTTTCTAAGAGGGTGAACCGTATGATCGGTCGCATTGACAAGATCATCCTGGAGCTGGAGAAGGACAAGGTCATcctggatggacagatggacagTGGATCCACCCCACCTGTTGG ATTATTCTTTGCTAAATATAGCGGTGCCAAGAGGTAA
- the letm1 gene encoding mitochondrial proton/calcium exchanger protein isoform X5 — protein sequence MALILFTRSRAPLMKTSRSLKNEFRKGKGKLQEGSYFSCTAFTLSSQKPDGLRLGSLAQVSSFGPSLPVSDEFVGPCQSSDAQRLYCAFASGASSSMYPAVGVGPQWTIVRPRDISGVRWIHTTRRRWDDSKVEKSLRSLKDKKKLEEGGPVYSPTLDAEPVRRTLRQWVVDEIKHYYHGFRLLWIDTTIAGRMFWKVLNGHPLSRRERRQFLRTCADVFRLLPFLVFIIVPFMEFLLPVALKLFPNMLPSTFETQTKKEERLKKELRVKLEMAKFLQDTIEEIALRNKAAKGDVTEEFSTFFQKIRDSGERPSNEQIIKFSKLFEDELTLDNLTRPQLVALCRLLELQSIGTNNFLRFQLIMKLRAIRADDKLIAEEGVESLNVNEVQAACRVRGMRSLGVTEERLREQLGQWLELHLNQQIPTSLLLLSRAMYLPDTLSPADQLKTTLQTLPEMVTKEAQLMAAELELSKVDNKTKLETMLQEEAAIRQDNKDREMERLADAAEKAAREGEPELQAERMKRSEAEPASSKAEKAADSETLKDTAPIIEGLKFEQWQRFLRFQAEEITKEEIDLLSDACSKLKEQKKLLTLEKEELEELKDDVQEYNEDLEEIKKELSKTGQEKAIEESKASQRLSKRVNRMIGRIDKIILELEKDKVILDGQMDSGSTPPVGLFFAKYSGAKR from the exons ATGGCGTTAATCCTGTTTACAAGATCTCGGGCACCTTTAATGAAAACGTCTCGATCCCTAAAGAATGAATTCAGGAAAGGCAAAG GGAAATTACAAGAGGGTTCCTATTTCAGCTGCACAGCCTTCACACTTTCCAGTCAAAA ACCTGATGGGCTCCGACTCGGCAGCTTGGCTCAGGTCTCTTCGTTCGGTCCTTCCTTGCCCGTGTCAGATGAATTTGTGGGTCCCTGTCAGAGCTCAGACGCACAGCGGCTCTACTGCGCTTTTGCGTCGGGCGCTTCCTCTTCAATGTACCCTGCGGTCGGAGTGGGGCCCCAATGGACGATAGTACGACCGCGAGATATCTCTGGTGTCAGGTGGATACATACCACGAGGAGGAGATGGGATGACTCCAAGGTGGAGAAGTCGCTGCGTTCGTTAAAGGATAAGAAGAAGCTGGAGGAAGGAGGGCCGGTGTACAGCCCGACACTGGACGCAGAGCCTGTCCGAAGGACGCTCCGACAGTGGGTTGTAGATGAAATCAAGCACTACTACCATGGCTTCAGGCTGCTTTGGATCGATACCACCATTGCTGGGCGGATGTTCTGGAAGGTGCTGAACGGACATCCTCTGTCTCGCCGTGAGAGGAGACAG TTTCTCAGAACATGTGCTGATGTCTTCAGACTTCTTCCTTTCCTGGTGTTTATCATCGTTCCCTTCATGGAGTTCCTGCTTCCTGTAGCTCTGAAACTCTTCCCCAACATGCTGCCGTCCACCTTTGAGACACAGACAAAGAAG GAGGAGAGGTTGAAAAAGGAGCTGAGGGTCAAACTGGAGATGGCCAAGTTCTTGCAGGACACCATTGAGGAGATCGCTCTGAGGAATAAGGCAGCAAAAGGCGACGTGACGGAGGAATTCTCCACCTTCTTCCAAAAG ATCCGGGACTCTGGGGAGCGTCCCAGTAATGAGCAGATCATAAAGTTCTCCAAACTGTTTGAGGACGAGCTGACGCTGGACAACCTGACTCGACCTCAGCTCGTGGCGCTCTGTCGTCTCCTGGAGCTCCAGTCAATTGGGACCAACAACTTCCTCCGCTTCCAGCTCATCATGAAGCTGAGGGCCATCCGCGCAGACGACAAG CTGATAGCAGAGGAGGGGGTGGAAAGCCTGAATGTGAACGAAGTGCAGGCAGCGTGTCGTGTCAGAGGGATGAGATCTCTGGGAGTCACAGAAGAACGACTAAGAGAACAACTCGGCCAG TGGTTGGAGCTGCATCTCAACCAGCAGATCCCCACCTCTCTGCTGCTTTTGTCTCGAGCCATGTACCTCCCAGATACCCTGTCTCCTGCAGACCAGCTGAAAACCACGCTGCAAACACTTCCTGAAATGGTG ACCAAAGAGGCCCAGTTAATGGCGGCGGAGTTGGAGCTCTCCAAAGTGGATAACAAGACCAAACTGGAGACCATGCTTCAGGAGGAGGCAGCCATACGGCAGGACAACAAGGACCGAGAGATGGAGAGGCTGGCTGATGCTGCAGAGAAGGCTGCCAGG GAGGGTGAACCAGAGCTTCAAGCAGAGAGGATGAAGCGCAGTGAGGCCGAGCCAGCTTCATCTAAAGCCGAAAAGGCAGCCGATTCAGAGACACTGAAGGACACCGCACCCATTATAGAGGGACTCAAG TTTGAGCAGTGGCAGAGGTTTCTGCGTTTCCAG GCAGAGGAGATCACCAAGGAAGAGATTGACCTGCTGAGTGATGCCTGCTCAAAGCTGAAGGAGCAGAAGAAACTGCTGACTCTGGAGAAAGAGGAGCTGGAAGAGCTGAAGGATGATGTCCAGGAGTACAAtgag GATCTGGAGGAGATAAAAAAGGAGCTCTCCAAGACTGGTCAGGAGAAGGCCATAGAGGAGTCAAAGGCCAGCCAGCGGCTTTCTAAGAGGGTGAACCGTATGATCGGTCGCATTGACAAGATCATCCTGGAGCTGGAGAAGGACAAGGTCATcctggatggacagatggacagTGGATCCACCCCACCTGTTGG ATTATTCTTTGCTAAATATAGCGGTGCCAAGAGGTAA
- the letm1 gene encoding mitochondrial proton/calcium exchanger protein isoform X1, translated as MALILFTRSRAPLMKTSRSLKNEFRKGKGKLQEGSYFSCTAFTLSSQKPDGLRLGSLAQVSSFGPSLPVSDEFVGPCQSSDAQRLYCAFASGASSSMYPAVGVGPQWTIVRPRDISGVRWIHTTRRRWDDSKVEKSLRSLKDKKKLEEGGPVYSPTLDAEPVRRTLRQWVVDEIKHYYHGFRLLWIDTTIAGRMFWKVLNGHPLSRRERRQFLRTCADVFRLLPFLVFIIVPFMEFLLPVALKLFPNMLPSTFETQTKKEERLKKELRVKLEMAKFLQDTIEEIALRNKAAKGDVTEEFSTFFQKIRDSGERPSNEQIIKFSKLFEDELTLDNLTRPQLVALCRLLELQSIGTNNFLRFQLIMKLRAIRADDKLIAEEGVESLNVNEVQAACRVRGMRSLGVTEERLREQLGQWLELHLNQQIPTSLLLLSRAMYLPDTLSPADQLKTTLQTLPEMVTKEAQLMAAELELSKVDNKTKLETMLQEEAAIRQDNKDREMERLADAAEKAAREGEPELQAERMKRSEAEPASSKAEKAADSETLKDTAPIIEGLKFEQWQRFLRFQAEEITKEEIDLLSDACSKLKEQKKLLTLEKEELEELKDDVQEYNEDLEEIKKELSKTGQEKAIEESKASQRLSKRVNRMIGRIDKIILELEKDKVILDGQMDSGSTPPVGLFYTFRENLVSIDELINIMRQIQNIPEHKLQSIAEALDDNKDGKIDIDDVIKVVELIDKEDIDISTSQVADIMVMLQKEEKLMGKEKAKEKAEKEQAATLKS; from the exons ATGGCGTTAATCCTGTTTACAAGATCTCGGGCACCTTTAATGAAAACGTCTCGATCCCTAAAGAATGAATTCAGGAAAGGCAAAG GGAAATTACAAGAGGGTTCCTATTTCAGCTGCACAGCCTTCACACTTTCCAGTCAAAA ACCTGATGGGCTCCGACTCGGCAGCTTGGCTCAGGTCTCTTCGTTCGGTCCTTCCTTGCCCGTGTCAGATGAATTTGTGGGTCCCTGTCAGAGCTCAGACGCACAGCGGCTCTACTGCGCTTTTGCGTCGGGCGCTTCCTCTTCAATGTACCCTGCGGTCGGAGTGGGGCCCCAATGGACGATAGTACGACCGCGAGATATCTCTGGTGTCAGGTGGATACATACCACGAGGAGGAGATGGGATGACTCCAAGGTGGAGAAGTCGCTGCGTTCGTTAAAGGATAAGAAGAAGCTGGAGGAAGGAGGGCCGGTGTACAGCCCGACACTGGACGCAGAGCCTGTCCGAAGGACGCTCCGACAGTGGGTTGTAGATGAAATCAAGCACTACTACCATGGCTTCAGGCTGCTTTGGATCGATACCACCATTGCTGGGCGGATGTTCTGGAAGGTGCTGAACGGACATCCTCTGTCTCGCCGTGAGAGGAGACAG TTTCTCAGAACATGTGCTGATGTCTTCAGACTTCTTCCTTTCCTGGTGTTTATCATCGTTCCCTTCATGGAGTTCCTGCTTCCTGTAGCTCTGAAACTCTTCCCCAACATGCTGCCGTCCACCTTTGAGACACAGACAAAGAAG GAGGAGAGGTTGAAAAAGGAGCTGAGGGTCAAACTGGAGATGGCCAAGTTCTTGCAGGACACCATTGAGGAGATCGCTCTGAGGAATAAGGCAGCAAAAGGCGACGTGACGGAGGAATTCTCCACCTTCTTCCAAAAG ATCCGGGACTCTGGGGAGCGTCCCAGTAATGAGCAGATCATAAAGTTCTCCAAACTGTTTGAGGACGAGCTGACGCTGGACAACCTGACTCGACCTCAGCTCGTGGCGCTCTGTCGTCTCCTGGAGCTCCAGTCAATTGGGACCAACAACTTCCTCCGCTTCCAGCTCATCATGAAGCTGAGGGCCATCCGCGCAGACGACAAG CTGATAGCAGAGGAGGGGGTGGAAAGCCTGAATGTGAACGAAGTGCAGGCAGCGTGTCGTGTCAGAGGGATGAGATCTCTGGGAGTCACAGAAGAACGACTAAGAGAACAACTCGGCCAG TGGTTGGAGCTGCATCTCAACCAGCAGATCCCCACCTCTCTGCTGCTTTTGTCTCGAGCCATGTACCTCCCAGATACCCTGTCTCCTGCAGACCAGCTGAAAACCACGCTGCAAACACTTCCTGAAATGGTG ACCAAAGAGGCCCAGTTAATGGCGGCGGAGTTGGAGCTCTCCAAAGTGGATAACAAGACCAAACTGGAGACCATGCTTCAGGAGGAGGCAGCCATACGGCAGGACAACAAGGACCGAGAGATGGAGAGGCTGGCTGATGCTGCAGAGAAGGCTGCCAGG GAGGGTGAACCAGAGCTTCAAGCAGAGAGGATGAAGCGCAGTGAGGCCGAGCCAGCTTCATCTAAAGCCGAAAAGGCAGCCGATTCAGAGACACTGAAGGACACCGCACCCATTATAGAGGGACTCAAG TTTGAGCAGTGGCAGAGGTTTCTGCGTTTCCAG GCAGAGGAGATCACCAAGGAAGAGATTGACCTGCTGAGTGATGCCTGCTCAAAGCTGAAGGAGCAGAAGAAACTGCTGACTCTGGAGAAAGAGGAGCTGGAAGAGCTGAAGGATGATGTCCAGGAGTACAAtgag GATCTGGAGGAGATAAAAAAGGAGCTCTCCAAGACTGGTCAGGAGAAGGCCATAGAGGAGTCAAAGGCCAGCCAGCGGCTTTCTAAGAGGGTGAACCGTATGATCGGTCGCATTGACAAGATCATCCTGGAGCTGGAGAAGGACAAGGTCATcctggatggacagatggacagTGGATCCACCCCACCTGTTGG TCTGTTCTATACCTTTAGGGAGAACCTGGTCAGCATCGACGAGCTCATCAACATCATGCGACAGATCCAGAACATTCCCGAGCACAAGCTGCAGAGCATCGCCGAGGCTCTCGACGACAACAAGGACGGGAAGATTGACATCGACGACGTCATCAAA
- the letm1 gene encoding mitochondrial proton/calcium exchanger protein isoform X2 — MALILFTRSRAPLMKTSRSLKNEFRKGKGKLQEGSYFSCTAFTLSSQKPDGLRLGSLAQVSSFGPSLPVSDEFVGPCQSSDAQRLYCAFASGASSSMYPAVGVGPQWTIVRPRDISGVRWIHTTRRRWDDSKVEKSLRSLKDKKKLEEGGPVYSPTLDAEPVRRTLRQWVVDEIKHYYHGFRLLWIDTTIAGRMFWKVLNGHPLSRRERRQFLRTCADVFRLLPFLVFIIVPFMEFLLPVALKLFPNMLPSTFETQTKKEERLKKELRVKLEMAKFLQDTIEEIALRNKAAKGDVTEEFSTFFQKIRDSGERPSNEQIIKFSKLFEDELTLDNLTRPQLVALCRLLELQSIGTNNFLRFQLIMKLRAIRADDKLIAEEGVESLNVNEVQAACRVRGMRSLGVTEERLREQLGQWLELHLNQQIPTSLLLLSRAMYLPDTLSPADQLKTTLQTLPEMVTKEAQLMAAELELSKVDNKTKLETMLQEEAAIRQDNKDREMERLADAAEKAAREGEPELQAERMKRSEAEPASSKAEKAADSETLKDTAPIIEGLKFEQWQRFLRFQAEEITKEEIDLLSDACSKLKEQKKLLTLEKEELEELKDDVQEYNEDLEEIKKELSKTGQEKAIEESKASQRLSKRVNRMIGRIDKIILELEKDKVILDGQMDSGSTPPVGENLVSIDELINIMRQIQNIPEHKLQSIAEALDDNKDGKIDIDDVIKVVELIDKEDIDISTSQVADIMVMLQKEEKLMGKEKAKEKAEKEQAATLKS, encoded by the exons ATGGCGTTAATCCTGTTTACAAGATCTCGGGCACCTTTAATGAAAACGTCTCGATCCCTAAAGAATGAATTCAGGAAAGGCAAAG GGAAATTACAAGAGGGTTCCTATTTCAGCTGCACAGCCTTCACACTTTCCAGTCAAAA ACCTGATGGGCTCCGACTCGGCAGCTTGGCTCAGGTCTCTTCGTTCGGTCCTTCCTTGCCCGTGTCAGATGAATTTGTGGGTCCCTGTCAGAGCTCAGACGCACAGCGGCTCTACTGCGCTTTTGCGTCGGGCGCTTCCTCTTCAATGTACCCTGCGGTCGGAGTGGGGCCCCAATGGACGATAGTACGACCGCGAGATATCTCTGGTGTCAGGTGGATACATACCACGAGGAGGAGATGGGATGACTCCAAGGTGGAGAAGTCGCTGCGTTCGTTAAAGGATAAGAAGAAGCTGGAGGAAGGAGGGCCGGTGTACAGCCCGACACTGGACGCAGAGCCTGTCCGAAGGACGCTCCGACAGTGGGTTGTAGATGAAATCAAGCACTACTACCATGGCTTCAGGCTGCTTTGGATCGATACCACCATTGCTGGGCGGATGTTCTGGAAGGTGCTGAACGGACATCCTCTGTCTCGCCGTGAGAGGAGACAG TTTCTCAGAACATGTGCTGATGTCTTCAGACTTCTTCCTTTCCTGGTGTTTATCATCGTTCCCTTCATGGAGTTCCTGCTTCCTGTAGCTCTGAAACTCTTCCCCAACATGCTGCCGTCCACCTTTGAGACACAGACAAAGAAG GAGGAGAGGTTGAAAAAGGAGCTGAGGGTCAAACTGGAGATGGCCAAGTTCTTGCAGGACACCATTGAGGAGATCGCTCTGAGGAATAAGGCAGCAAAAGGCGACGTGACGGAGGAATTCTCCACCTTCTTCCAAAAG ATCCGGGACTCTGGGGAGCGTCCCAGTAATGAGCAGATCATAAAGTTCTCCAAACTGTTTGAGGACGAGCTGACGCTGGACAACCTGACTCGACCTCAGCTCGTGGCGCTCTGTCGTCTCCTGGAGCTCCAGTCAATTGGGACCAACAACTTCCTCCGCTTCCAGCTCATCATGAAGCTGAGGGCCATCCGCGCAGACGACAAG CTGATAGCAGAGGAGGGGGTGGAAAGCCTGAATGTGAACGAAGTGCAGGCAGCGTGTCGTGTCAGAGGGATGAGATCTCTGGGAGTCACAGAAGAACGACTAAGAGAACAACTCGGCCAG TGGTTGGAGCTGCATCTCAACCAGCAGATCCCCACCTCTCTGCTGCTTTTGTCTCGAGCCATGTACCTCCCAGATACCCTGTCTCCTGCAGACCAGCTGAAAACCACGCTGCAAACACTTCCTGAAATGGTG ACCAAAGAGGCCCAGTTAATGGCGGCGGAGTTGGAGCTCTCCAAAGTGGATAACAAGACCAAACTGGAGACCATGCTTCAGGAGGAGGCAGCCATACGGCAGGACAACAAGGACCGAGAGATGGAGAGGCTGGCTGATGCTGCAGAGAAGGCTGCCAGG GAGGGTGAACCAGAGCTTCAAGCAGAGAGGATGAAGCGCAGTGAGGCCGAGCCAGCTTCATCTAAAGCCGAAAAGGCAGCCGATTCAGAGACACTGAAGGACACCGCACCCATTATAGAGGGACTCAAG TTTGAGCAGTGGCAGAGGTTTCTGCGTTTCCAG GCAGAGGAGATCACCAAGGAAGAGATTGACCTGCTGAGTGATGCCTGCTCAAAGCTGAAGGAGCAGAAGAAACTGCTGACTCTGGAGAAAGAGGAGCTGGAAGAGCTGAAGGATGATGTCCAGGAGTACAAtgag GATCTGGAGGAGATAAAAAAGGAGCTCTCCAAGACTGGTCAGGAGAAGGCCATAGAGGAGTCAAAGGCCAGCCAGCGGCTTTCTAAGAGGGTGAACCGTATGATCGGTCGCATTGACAAGATCATCCTGGAGCTGGAGAAGGACAAGGTCATcctggatggacagatggacagTGGATCCACCCCACCTGTTGG GGAGAACCTGGTCAGCATCGACGAGCTCATCAACATCATGCGACAGATCCAGAACATTCCCGAGCACAAGCTGCAGAGCATCGCCGAGGCTCTCGACGACAACAAGGACGGGAAGATTGACATCGACGACGTCATCAAA
- the letm1 gene encoding mitochondrial proton/calcium exchanger protein isoform X3 — protein sequence MALILFTRSRAPLMKTSRSLKNEFRKGKGKLQEGSYFSCTAFTLSSQKPDGLRLGSLAQVSSFGPSLPVSDEFVGPCQSSDAQRLYCAFASGASSSMYPAVGVGPQWTIVRPRDISGVRWIHTTRRRWDDSKVEKSLRSLKDKKKLEEGGPVYSPTLDAEPVRRTLRQWVVDEIKHYYHGFRLLWIDTTIAGRMFWKVLNGHPLSRRERRQFLRTCADVFRLLPFLVFIIVPFMEFLLPVALKLFPNMLPSTFETQTKKEERLKKELRVKLEMAKFLQDTIEEIALRNKAAKGDVTEEFSTFFQKIRDSGERPSNEQIIKFSKLFEDELTLDNLTRPQLVALCRLLELQSIGTNNFLRFQLIMKLRAIRADDKLIAEEGVESLNVNEVQAACRVRGMRSLGVTEERLREQLGQWLELHLNQQIPTSLLLLSRAMYLPDTLSPADQLKTTLQTLPEMVTKEAQLMAAELELSKVDNKTKLETMLQEEAAIRQDNKDREMERLADAAEKAAREGEPELQAERMKRSEAEPASSKAEKAADSETLKDTAPIIEGLKAEEITKEEIDLLSDACSKLKEQKKLLTLEKEELEELKDDVQEYNEDLEEIKKELSKTGQEKAIEESKASQRLSKRVNRMIGRIDKIILELEKDKVILDGQMDSGSTPPVGLFYTFRENLVSIDELINIMRQIQNIPEHKLQSIAEALDDNKDGKIDIDDVIKVVELIDKEDIDISTSQVADIMVMLQKEEKLMGKEKAKEKAEKEQAATLKS from the exons ATGGCGTTAATCCTGTTTACAAGATCTCGGGCACCTTTAATGAAAACGTCTCGATCCCTAAAGAATGAATTCAGGAAAGGCAAAG GGAAATTACAAGAGGGTTCCTATTTCAGCTGCACAGCCTTCACACTTTCCAGTCAAAA ACCTGATGGGCTCCGACTCGGCAGCTTGGCTCAGGTCTCTTCGTTCGGTCCTTCCTTGCCCGTGTCAGATGAATTTGTGGGTCCCTGTCAGAGCTCAGACGCACAGCGGCTCTACTGCGCTTTTGCGTCGGGCGCTTCCTCTTCAATGTACCCTGCGGTCGGAGTGGGGCCCCAATGGACGATAGTACGACCGCGAGATATCTCTGGTGTCAGGTGGATACATACCACGAGGAGGAGATGGGATGACTCCAAGGTGGAGAAGTCGCTGCGTTCGTTAAAGGATAAGAAGAAGCTGGAGGAAGGAGGGCCGGTGTACAGCCCGACACTGGACGCAGAGCCTGTCCGAAGGACGCTCCGACAGTGGGTTGTAGATGAAATCAAGCACTACTACCATGGCTTCAGGCTGCTTTGGATCGATACCACCATTGCTGGGCGGATGTTCTGGAAGGTGCTGAACGGACATCCTCTGTCTCGCCGTGAGAGGAGACAG TTTCTCAGAACATGTGCTGATGTCTTCAGACTTCTTCCTTTCCTGGTGTTTATCATCGTTCCCTTCATGGAGTTCCTGCTTCCTGTAGCTCTGAAACTCTTCCCCAACATGCTGCCGTCCACCTTTGAGACACAGACAAAGAAG GAGGAGAGGTTGAAAAAGGAGCTGAGGGTCAAACTGGAGATGGCCAAGTTCTTGCAGGACACCATTGAGGAGATCGCTCTGAGGAATAAGGCAGCAAAAGGCGACGTGACGGAGGAATTCTCCACCTTCTTCCAAAAG ATCCGGGACTCTGGGGAGCGTCCCAGTAATGAGCAGATCATAAAGTTCTCCAAACTGTTTGAGGACGAGCTGACGCTGGACAACCTGACTCGACCTCAGCTCGTGGCGCTCTGTCGTCTCCTGGAGCTCCAGTCAATTGGGACCAACAACTTCCTCCGCTTCCAGCTCATCATGAAGCTGAGGGCCATCCGCGCAGACGACAAG CTGATAGCAGAGGAGGGGGTGGAAAGCCTGAATGTGAACGAAGTGCAGGCAGCGTGTCGTGTCAGAGGGATGAGATCTCTGGGAGTCACAGAAGAACGACTAAGAGAACAACTCGGCCAG TGGTTGGAGCTGCATCTCAACCAGCAGATCCCCACCTCTCTGCTGCTTTTGTCTCGAGCCATGTACCTCCCAGATACCCTGTCTCCTGCAGACCAGCTGAAAACCACGCTGCAAACACTTCCTGAAATGGTG ACCAAAGAGGCCCAGTTAATGGCGGCGGAGTTGGAGCTCTCCAAAGTGGATAACAAGACCAAACTGGAGACCATGCTTCAGGAGGAGGCAGCCATACGGCAGGACAACAAGGACCGAGAGATGGAGAGGCTGGCTGATGCTGCAGAGAAGGCTGCCAGG GAGGGTGAACCAGAGCTTCAAGCAGAGAGGATGAAGCGCAGTGAGGCCGAGCCAGCTTCATCTAAAGCCGAAAAGGCAGCCGATTCAGAGACACTGAAGGACACCGCACCCATTATAGAGGGACTCAAG GCAGAGGAGATCACCAAGGAAGAGATTGACCTGCTGAGTGATGCCTGCTCAAAGCTGAAGGAGCAGAAGAAACTGCTGACTCTGGAGAAAGAGGAGCTGGAAGAGCTGAAGGATGATGTCCAGGAGTACAAtgag GATCTGGAGGAGATAAAAAAGGAGCTCTCCAAGACTGGTCAGGAGAAGGCCATAGAGGAGTCAAAGGCCAGCCAGCGGCTTTCTAAGAGGGTGAACCGTATGATCGGTCGCATTGACAAGATCATCCTGGAGCTGGAGAAGGACAAGGTCATcctggatggacagatggacagTGGATCCACCCCACCTGTTGG TCTGTTCTATACCTTTAGGGAGAACCTGGTCAGCATCGACGAGCTCATCAACATCATGCGACAGATCCAGAACATTCCCGAGCACAAGCTGCAGAGCATCGCCGAGGCTCTCGACGACAACAAGGACGGGAAGATTGACATCGACGACGTCATCAAA